A window from Myxococcota bacterium encodes these proteins:
- a CDS encoding CoA transferase: MTAPCEGLRIVEVANWVAGPAACALFRDMGAEVLKVEPPAGDTLRQFKMRNLGYDTDLNTAFEIDNRGKRSIVIDLEKPSARGVVERLVADADVFLTNLTTPRREKYGLTFDNLSRVNPRLVYTSLTGYGTTGPDQGRPGFDFAAFWARSGLMGSLGEPPSPPPLCRGGQGDHTTALNLVLSTLLALRVRDQTGRAQYAEVSLYGTGMWTLASDLSAALVTRTHPPRHDRSAPANPIWNTYRTSDGRWLLLVHPDSQPFWPRFCAAVEEPGWAADPRFDTPLKRTAANRELAEAISARFAARDYSHWSDALDREKLIWAPVATLDEVVSCPQARSIGAFTPLEHPQHGRFETMAAPFALAGAEIAAESSRPAACRFCGVS, translated from the coding sequence ATGACCGCACCGTGCGAGGGCCTGCGCATCGTCGAGGTCGCGAACTGGGTGGCGGGGCCGGCGGCCTGCGCGCTGTTCCGCGACATGGGCGCAGAGGTGCTGAAGGTCGAGCCGCCCGCCGGCGACACGCTGCGCCAGTTCAAGATGCGCAACCTCGGCTACGACACCGACCTGAACACCGCGTTCGAGATCGACAACCGCGGCAAGCGCTCGATCGTGATCGACCTCGAGAAGCCCTCGGCGCGCGGCGTGGTCGAGAGACTCGTGGCCGACGCCGACGTGTTCCTCACCAACCTGACCACCCCGCGGCGCGAGAAGTACGGACTCACCTTCGACAACCTGTCGCGCGTGAATCCGCGGCTCGTGTACACCTCGCTCACCGGCTATGGCACGACCGGCCCCGACCAGGGGCGCCCGGGCTTCGACTTCGCGGCGTTCTGGGCCCGCTCGGGGCTGATGGGATCGCTGGGCGAGCCGCCCTCGCCGCCTCCGCTGTGCCGCGGCGGCCAGGGCGATCACACCACGGCGTTGAACCTCGTGCTCTCGACCTTGCTGGCGCTGCGCGTGCGCGATCAGACCGGCCGCGCGCAGTACGCCGAGGTGAGTCTCTACGGCACGGGCATGTGGACCCTGGCGAGTGACCTGTCGGCCGCGCTCGTGACTCGCACCCACCCGCCGCGCCACGACCGCAGCGCGCCCGCCAATCCGATCTGGAACACCTACCGCACGTCGGACGGCCGCTGGCTCCTGCTCGTGCACCCCGACTCCCAGCCCTTCTGGCCGCGCTTCTGCGCCGCGGTCGAGGAGCCGGGCTGGGCCGCCGACCCGCGCTTCGATACCCCGCTGAAGCGCACGGCCGCGAACCGCGAGCTGGCCGAGGCGATCTCGGCGCGCTTCGCGGCGCGCGACTACTCGCACTGGTCCGATGCGCTCGACCGCGAGAAGCTGATCTGGGCGCCGGTGGCGACGCTCGACGAGGTCGTGAGCTGCCCGCAGGCGCGGTCGATCGGCGCGTTCACGCCGCTCGAGCATCCCCAGCACGGGCGCTTCGAGACCATGGCCGCGCCGTTCGCGTTGGCGGGCGCGGAGATCGCGGCGGAGAGCTCGCGCCCCGCCGCCTGTCGTTTCTGCGGCGTGTCGTAG